The Manihot esculenta cultivar AM560-2 chromosome 11, M.esculenta_v8, whole genome shotgun sequence genome includes a region encoding these proteins:
- the LOC110625939 gene encoding protein NUCLEAR FUSION DEFECTIVE 4 — translation MGFLSTSSSSFTAFKWLGFVTAVWVQAISGNNYTFSNYSDALKTLMNLTQLELNNLSVAKDVGKAFGLLAGLASDRLSTPVILLIGSIEGLIGYGAQWLVVSGRIQPLPYWQMCIFLCLGGNSTTWMNTAVLVTCIRNFRRNRGPVSGILKGYVGLSTAIFTDLCSALYSDNPSSFLLMLAIIPFAVCLAAIIFLREIPPAATSEEEKQEFKYFSVFNVVAVIVAVYLLAYGFISNPSHVLSLVFSVILLVLLASPLAVPVYVFVKSWNLNRLKKKADDVEEQMDEPLLNGENEREIQQKPAEEDATAAVSVVAQPPAEVVQIKRKPVIGEDHTIFEAMVKLDFWILFVSFLCGVGTGLAVMNNMGQIGLALGYADISIFVSLTSIWGFFGRIASGSVSEFFIKKAGTPRPLWNAASQILMAVGYILMAMAMPGSLYIGSIVVGICYGVRLAVTVPTASELFGLKYYGLIYNILILNLPLGSLLFSGLLAGLLYDAEATPTPGGGNTCVGAHCYRIVFVVMAIACVIGFGLDVLLAIRTKKLYSKIQTSKRSKKIAAASNNQ, via the exons ATGGGCTTTCTTTCAACTTCGTCCTCTTCTTTCACTGCTTTTAAATGGCTTGGCTTTGTCACCGCCGTTTGGGTTCAAGCCATTTCAGGCAACAATTACACTTTCTCTAACTATTCTGATGCTCTCAAGACTCTTATGAACTTGACTCAACTCGAGCTTAACAATTTATCCGTTGCTAAAGATGTTGGTAAAGCCTTTGGCCTCCTTGCTGGTCTTGCCTCTGACCGCTTGTCTACTCCGGTGATTCTTCTTATTGGCTCAATTGAAGGTCTTATTGGTTACGGTGCTCAATGGCTTGTTGTTAGTGGGCGAATTCAACCACTTCCTTACTGGCAG atgTGCATATTCCTCTGTTTGGGAGGCAACAGTACTACATGGATGAACACGGCGGTTCTAGTAACTTGCATCCGCAACTTCCGGCGAAACAGAGGTCCTGTCTCTGGCATCTTGAAGGGTTATGTTGGACTGAGCACTGCCATCTTTACCGACCTCTGCTCTGCTCTTTACTCGGACAACCCTTCAAGCTTCCTCCTCATGCTCGCAATTATACCCTTTGCCGTCTGTCTCGCTGCCATCATCTTCCTCCGTGAGATCCCTCCGGCTGCCACCTCCGAAGAAGAAAAACAAGAGTTCAAATATTTCTCTGTCTTCAACGTTGTGGCCGTTATTGTTGCAGTTTATTTGTTAGCATATGGCTTCATCAGTAATCCTAGCCATGTTCTTTCTTTAGTGTTTTCAGTTATATTGCTAGTTCTTCTAGCTTCTCCATTAGCAGTTCCagtttatgtttttgtgaaaAGCTGGAATCTGAACCGCTTGAAGAAAAAAGCAGATGATGTTGAAGAACAGATGGATGAGCCATTGTTGAATGGAGAAAACGAGCGAGAAATTCAACAAAAACCGGCAGAGGAGGATGCCACGGCGGCAGTGTCAGTGGTTGCTCAACCACCGGCGGAAGTAGTGCAGATAAAGAGGAAGCCGGTGATCGGCGAAGATCACACGATTTTCGAAGCGATGGTGAAGTTGGACTTCTGGATTTTGTTTGTTTCATTTCTCTGTGGAGTGGGTACGGGTTTGGCTGTGATGAACAACATGGGACAGATTGGTTTGGCTCTTGGATACGCTGACATCTCTATTTTCGTCTCTCTTACGAGCATTTGGGGATTTTTTGGAAGGATTGCTTCGGGTTCTGTCTCAGAGTTCTTCATCAA GAAAGCTGGAACACCAAGGCCTCTCTGGAACGCAGCATCTCAAATTTTAATGGCTGTTGGGTATATCCTCATGGCCATGGCAATGCCTGGTTCTCTATACATTGGTTCGATTGTTGTTGGAATCTGCTACGGCGTTCGTCTGGCTGTCACAGTTCCAACTGCGTCTGAGTTGTTTGGTCTGAAGTATTATGGTCTAATTTACAACATCTTAATCCTCAACCTACCACTTGGTTCCCTTCTCTTCTCTGGTCTGCTTGCTGGACTTCTATATGATGCAGAAGCTACCCCAACGCCAGGAGGTGGCAACACTTGTGTAGGTGCCCATTGCTATAGGATTGTGTTCGTTGTTATGGCGATTGCATGCGTCATTGGATTCGGTTTGGATGTTCTGTTGGCAATTAGAACAAAGAAGCTCTATTCTAAGATACAGACGAGCAAGAGATCAAAGAAAATTGCTGCAGCATCTAACAACCAATGA